A genomic window from Acidobacteriota bacterium includes:
- a CDS encoding glutamate--tRNA ligase — protein sequence MKSPQKIRVRFAPSPTGLLHVGNARTALYNWLVARQKKGIHVLRIEDTDVERSEARFEKQLLEDLRWLGIDWDEGPDIGGPFVPYRQSDRMDTYQRYAGRLLEEGKAYLCFCTAEELERERQAAAAERRPQVYSGKCRLCDATEAQQRRASGEAAAIRLKIPEHPIHFHDIVRGDVTFDNESVSDPIIVRSSGIPVYNYVVVVDDAEMKITHVIRGDDHLSNTPKQVALYEALGFPIPEFAHLSTILGPDRERLSKRHGATSISQFREMGILPEALVNYLALLGWAPSGGTRETFTPRELIKEFSLERVTPSPAIFDFDKLYWLNRHYIKAADPRRILELSLPYFRKIGLLPDNENPEVRSWTEKVIALLIPYVDRLEQLPERARFLLNYDAEAAVKDDDNQALLTSEIGQRVIAEFATRVRAGSNGFTPESFKAVINEVKEGTGAKGKDLFHPIRIVITGSHSGPDFDRVIPLIEAGGQLLLPQHVLNVRERVDAFETVFHRERGSAA from the coding sequence GTGAAGTCCCCCCAAAAAATCCGCGTTCGCTTTGCCCCGTCTCCCACGGGGTTGCTACACGTTGGTAATGCGCGAACCGCCCTTTACAACTGGCTGGTCGCCCGACAAAAGAAGGGGATCCACGTTCTCCGAATTGAAGATACGGATGTGGAGCGGAGTGAGGCACGCTTCGAAAAACAACTGCTCGAAGATCTGCGTTGGCTCGGCATCGATTGGGATGAGGGTCCCGATATTGGCGGTCCTTTTGTTCCTTATCGGCAAAGTGATCGCATGGATACTTATCAGCGATATGCCGGACGTTTGCTGGAGGAAGGAAAAGCTTACCTGTGCTTCTGTACCGCCGAGGAGCTGGAGCGGGAGCGTCAGGCAGCGGCGGCAGAGCGTCGTCCACAGGTGTACTCGGGCAAGTGCCGACTGTGCGACGCAACGGAGGCGCAGCAGCGTCGGGCGAGCGGCGAAGCCGCTGCAATTCGGCTGAAGATTCCCGAGCACCCGATTCACTTTCATGACATCGTACGCGGGGACGTCACTTTCGACAATGAATCGGTCAGCGATCCGATCATCGTGCGATCGTCCGGGATTCCCGTTTACAACTACGTGGTTGTCGTCGACGATGCTGAGATGAAGATCACCCACGTGATTCGCGGCGACGATCATCTCTCCAACACTCCCAAACAAGTCGCCTTGTACGAAGCGCTGGGATTTCCTATTCCGGAATTCGCGCACTTGTCCACAATTCTAGGACCTGACCGCGAGCGACTCTCGAAGCGGCATGGCGCGACTTCGATCTCGCAATTCCGCGAGATGGGAATCCTGCCGGAAGCTCTGGTGAACTATCTGGCACTGCTGGGCTGGGCGCCGAGCGGAGGCACTCGCGAAACGTTCACGCCCCGCGAGCTGATCAAGGAGTTCTCACTCGAGCGCGTGACTCCCTCGCCGGCGATTTTCGATTTCGACAAACTTTACTGGCTAAATCGGCACTACATCAAAGCGGCAGACCCACGGCGCATTTTGGAGTTGTCTCTGCCCTACTTTCGCAAGATAGGACTGCTTCCCGATAACGAAAACCCGGAGGTCCGTTCATGGACAGAAAAAGTTATCGCGCTGCTTATCCCGTACGTTGACCGGCTGGAGCAGCTACCCGAAAGGGCCAGGTTCCTGCTGAACTATGACGCTGAAGCAGCGGTGAAGGACGATGACAATCAGGCCCTTCTGACTTCTGAAATTGGACAAAGAGTCATCGCTGAATTTGCAACTCGAGTCCGAGCAGGCAGCAATGGGTTCACGCCGGAAAGTTTCAAAGCCGTTATTAATGAAGTAAAAGAGGGAACTGGAGCGAAGGGCAAAGACCTCTTTCATCCCATTCGGATCGTCATCACCGGTTCCCATTCTGGTCCAGACTTCGACCGCGTGATTCCCCTCATCGAAGCCGGGGGACAGCTTTTGTTACCGCAGCACGTGTTGAATGTCCGTGAACGGGTCGACGCATTTGAGACAGTGTTTCATCGCGAGCGCGGCTCCGCCGCATAG
- the aroE gene encoding shikimate dehydrogenase has translation MPVRRKLMKSDTPGYAARFLRHRLPRLCVALFASSPSELMEKIEHAANENSLLELRLDYLSKPALLLPKLKEFGGFHRDILLIATCRRAANGGKFRGTVASQLEILLKAAAAGCQLVDIEMESAKALKANDIEKLRQQAGLMISFHDFRGTKKLEETWEQMHEFPADYIKIVSTAKSLSDNVKMMRLLEQRSDLVSTVGVCMGERGIISRILNVRFGSAFTFASAEAGAETAPGQMTARVLRDVFRIDAVDAATRVYGVAGVPIGHSLSPEMMNTAFRRENINAVYVPLQTSDVDDLLKCARDMPIQGLSVTMPLKQEIIERLDKTDALSTKIGACNTVIRSQDGKLYGFNTDVAGVVRPLEQRISLTRAKILVIGAGGAARAAVFGLKERNAEVWVMNRTAETGQKLARQAHAHYISHTHLKKLEFDVIINATPVGMEGRPQSPLEESDLRTRYLFEMIYNPAETRLVKMARAKGIQVIPGTEMFVHQGARQFEIWTGKPAPVEDMHRAVLYALGIVPPAFSMRESPQLAQAKRG, from the coding sequence ATGCCCGTCCGGCGTAAGTTGATGAAAAGCGATACTCCAGGCTATGCGGCACGATTTCTGAGGCATCGCCTTCCTCGGCTATGTGTTGCCTTGTTCGCCTCCAGCCCCTCTGAATTGATGGAGAAAATCGAACACGCCGCGAACGAGAACTCCTTGCTGGAGTTACGTTTAGATTACCTTTCCAAGCCTGCTCTGCTATTGCCCAAGCTCAAGGAATTCGGCGGATTCCACCGGGACATTCTCTTGATCGCCACCTGCAGGAGGGCGGCAAACGGCGGCAAGTTTCGCGGAACCGTTGCTTCGCAGCTCGAGATTCTCCTAAAGGCCGCTGCCGCCGGATGTCAGCTGGTGGACATTGAGATGGAATCAGCTAAGGCTCTGAAGGCAAATGACATCGAAAAGCTACGCCAACAAGCTGGCCTGATGATCTCCTTCCACGACTTTCGGGGCACCAAGAAGCTGGAAGAAACCTGGGAGCAGATGCACGAGTTCCCCGCCGATTACATCAAGATTGTTTCGACTGCCAAATCGCTGTCGGACAACGTGAAGATGATGCGGCTTCTGGAACAGCGAAGCGACTTAGTCAGCACGGTTGGGGTGTGCATGGGTGAACGGGGCATTATCAGCCGCATCCTGAACGTTCGGTTCGGAAGCGCGTTTACCTTTGCTTCGGCTGAAGCTGGTGCAGAAACGGCCCCCGGACAGATGACGGCTCGGGTCTTAAGGGATGTGTTTCGTATCGATGCGGTGGATGCCGCAACCAGGGTCTATGGCGTCGCAGGTGTTCCCATTGGTCACTCTCTATCGCCTGAAATGATGAACACCGCGTTCCGGCGCGAGAACATTAATGCCGTTTACGTACCCCTCCAGACCTCCGACGTCGATGATCTGCTGAAATGCGCCCGCGATATGCCCATACAGGGTCTGAGCGTCACGATGCCCTTGAAACAAGAGATCATTGAGCGTCTCGACAAAACGGATGCTCTGAGCACCAAAATTGGAGCTTGCAACACTGTCATTCGCTCGCAGGACGGAAAACTGTACGGATTCAACACCGATGTCGCTGGTGTAGTTCGTCCACTCGAACAGCGCATTAGCCTGACGCGCGCGAAAATTCTGGTGATTGGAGCCGGAGGTGCGGCGCGCGCCGCGGTCTTTGGTCTCAAGGAACGCAATGCAGAGGTCTGGGTCATGAATCGCACCGCGGAGACCGGACAGAAGCTGGCACGCCAAGCGCATGCGCATTATATTTCGCATACGCATCTCAAGAAACTCGAATTCGATGTCATCATCAATGCCACTCCCGTAGGAATGGAAGGACGCCCGCAGTCTCCGCTCGAGGAGTCCGACCTCCGAACGCGCTACTTGTTTGAGATGATTTATAACCCGGCAGAGACGCGCCTGGTAAAAATGGCGCGTGCAAAAGGCATTCAGGTAATTCCCGGAACGGAAATGTTCGTACACCAAGGTGCTCGGCAATTTGAGATCTGGACAGGTAAGCCAGCTCCCGTCGAAGATATGCATCGAGCTGTGCTGTACGCTTTGGGAATCGTGCCGCCTGCATTTTCGATGCGCGAATCTCCTCAGCTGGCACAGGCGAAACGAGGCTAG